A window of the Bacillota bacterium genome harbors these coding sequences:
- a CDS encoding transposase: REEEKLDGKYLLRTSDDTLSAEDVVLGYKQLIEVEEAFRTLKSTLDVRPVYHRLDDRIRAHVMLCWLALLLVRVAETRAKDTWRNIRRELQRMHLTQLKLPGALATRRTETTAMQGKIFKLLGVKEPPKVWDISPAEPEARIS; the protein is encoded by the coding sequence TACGGGAAGAAGAGAAGCTGGACGGAAAGTACCTTCTTCGGACCTCGGATGATACGCTGTCGGCTGAGGACGTGGTTTTGGGATACAAGCAACTCATCGAGGTGGAGGAGGCCTTTCGGACCTTAAAGAGCACGCTCGACGTGCGACCGGTGTACCACCGGCTCGATGACAGGATAAGGGCTCACGTGATGCTCTGCTGGCTTGCCCTGTTACTTGTTCGCGTAGCGGAGACCCGTGCGAAGGACACCTGGCGTAACATACGGCGGGAGCTACAGAGAATGCACCTCACACAGCTCAAGCTGCCGGGGGCTCTTGCGACGAGGAGGACAGAAACCACGGCGATGCAGGGAAAGATCTTCAAATTGCTTGGCGTGAAGGAACCACCCAAGGTGTGGGATATCTCCCCAGCTGAGCCAGAAGCTAGGATATCCTAG
- a CDS encoding amidohydrolase family protein: protein MFGGIAVLVIEASQVVDGTGRDVIVNGLIVVDGERIESVGRREEMASLAQEDRIERLSFPGCTILPGLIDAHVHTSFNGEPNYWDVVFQQTSPYRTLVSLRNIQKDLLAGFTALRVMGEKGFLDIALKRASDQGLIVAPRLIVAGQNITVTGGHGDIWVAPGISYEEGLGGVIVDGPDEVRKAARIQMKAGADLVKLLVTGGVMSEGSNPGVQHMSMDEIEVAVEEAHRLGKRVAAHAQGTAGIKACVRAGVDSIEHGFYLDEEACKMMVGTGTYYVPTLSAGATMVRDEISDKLPKYVVAKSLAARDRAVESFKMALSFGVKVVAGTDAGSPYNYHGDNAQEIELMVKYGMDPMKALVAATKTAAECLGIDGRVGTLERGKLADLVVLEGDPLEDIAALRKVKAVMKGGKLVCKDGEILDDFFKPVRSRLD, encoded by the coding sequence TTGTTTGGGGGGATAGCCGTGCTGGTCATCGAGGCATCACAGGTTGTTGATGGGACAGGCCGCGATGTGATCGTAAACGGCCTCATAGTAGTAGACGGAGAAAGGATAGAGTCTGTTGGTCGCCGTGAGGAGATGGCGTCTCTCGCCCAGGAAGACCGAATTGAGAGGCTATCATTTCCAGGGTGCACGATACTACCGGGACTTATCGATGCGCACGTGCACACCAGCTTCAATGGTGAGCCAAATTACTGGGATGTCGTGTTTCAACAGACTAGTCCGTACAGGACACTGGTTTCGCTCCGAAACATCCAGAAGGACCTGCTGGCAGGGTTCACCGCCCTGAGGGTCATGGGGGAAAAGGGATTCCTGGACATCGCACTCAAGAGGGCTTCCGACCAAGGCCTCATCGTGGCTCCGCGGCTGATAGTCGCCGGCCAAAACATCACGGTTACGGGGGGGCACGGCGACATCTGGGTTGCTCCTGGCATCAGCTATGAAGAAGGCCTTGGCGGAGTAATTGTGGATGGTCCGGACGAAGTGCGCAAGGCAGCCCGCATCCAGATGAAGGCAGGCGCCGATCTGGTAAAGCTGCTCGTAACCGGCGGGGTAATGTCGGAAGGAAGCAACCCAGGTGTTCAACATATGTCCATGGACGAGATAGAGGTAGCCGTTGAGGAGGCCCACCGATTAGGAAAGCGCGTGGCTGCTCACGCTCAGGGAACGGCCGGCATCAAGGCATGTGTGAGAGCCGGGGTAGACTCGATAGAGCACGGGTTCTATCTGGACGAGGAAGCCTGCAAAATGATGGTCGGAACCGGCACGTATTATGTTCCGACTCTCAGCGCTGGAGCGACCATGGTCCGGGATGAAATTAGCGACAAGCTGCCGAAGTATGTGGTTGCCAAGTCCCTCGCAGCGCGCGATAGAGCCGTGGAGAGCTTCAAAATGGCTCTCAGCTTCGGGGTAAAGGTGGTGGCCGGAACAGACGCGGGTTCTCCGTACAATTACCACGGCGACAACGCCCAGGAGATCGAGTTGATGGTCAAGTACGGAATGGACCCCATGAAGGCGCTTGTGGCCGCGACGAAGACGGCGGCAGAGTGTCTCGGAATTGACGGCCGGGTGGGAACACTTGAGCGCGGAAAACTGGCTGACCTGGTAGTCCTGGAGGGCGATCCTCTGGAAGACATCGCGGCGCTGCGAAAGGTGAAGGCTGTCATGAAAGGAGGTAAGCTCGTATGTAAGGACGGAGAGATTCTGGACGACTTCTTCAAACCTGTCCGGAGTCGGCTGGACTGA
- a CDS encoding XRE family transcriptional regulator, whose amino-acid sequence MRCQTPVRAVRTAKGLTLREVSQLSGLSLSYIAQIERDEVNPSISSLRQLTDSLGIRLSALFDETEEEPTAHSGVLVRSHERKALVSGNRAVRQYLLAAVEPRTMEPMWTEVEVGGSSGDDLYSHDGEEFGILLKGALRVTVGLDVYVLGPGDSMYFKSTEPHRFENVGGETAVMVWVVCPPSW is encoded by the coding sequence ATGAGGTGTCAAACGCCAGTTAGAGCGGTTAGGACCGCCAAAGGACTTACACTGCGCGAGGTTTCCCAGCTATCAGGTCTCTCCTTGAGTTACATAGCCCAAATAGAGCGGGATGAGGTGAACCCCTCCATAAGCTCGTTGCGCCAGCTTACAGACTCGCTAGGCATAAGGTTAAGCGCGCTCTTCGACGAGACCGAGGAGGAGCCGACAGCGCACTCTGGGGTGCTAGTCAGAAGCCACGAACGCAAGGCTCTGGTCTCGGGGAACAGGGCGGTGCGGCAGTACCTCCTCGCAGCGGTGGAGCCGCGCACAATGGAGCCCATGTGGACTGAAGTGGAAGTTGGGGGATCCTCGGGTGACGATCTGTACAGCCACGATGGGGAGGAGTTCGGGATACTCCTCAAGGGCGCGCTCCGAGTAACGGTGGGCCTGGATGTCTACGTGCTCGGCCCTGGGGATAGCATGTATTTCAAGTCCACCGAGCCCCACCGGTTCGAGAATGTGGGAGGCGAAACTGCTGTCATGGTGTGGGTGGTATGCCCACCTTCCTGGTGA
- a CDS encoding IS1634 family transposase produces MYVRSKSFRNKDGSTRTYLQLVKGERVGEKIRQRVVANLGRLEELKEGKLDELIEALARFSAREWIISRAKELKELEATSARVWGPALVFRRLWEDLGLSGLMSRALDATSIESDFEEAAFAMVLNRLCDPMSKLAMTEWMRDVYRPEWEGLELHHFYRALDFLADHKDEIETGLYRRSAHLFNLDVDLVLWDTTTTYFQGQACESLARYGFSKDKRPDRLQIMIGVMLTRDGFPMGHEVFPGDTSEVETFRVALDKAKRQFDLKRVILVADRGMVSEEVLEEIDKAGLEYIVGVRMRKAKAAREVLSRAGRYSIVAENLQVKEVVHEGTRYIVCFNPVEAEHDRAAREAMVAALREKLSSGPSKSLIGNSGYRRYIKMEGARLSIDEDAIKAEERYDGKYVLRTNAHLTPQDVATSYKSLWQVERAFRELKSGLDLRPIYHYAEKRIRGHIMVCFLALVLEMALRRKLGAITDEAVSYDDLLHHLEQVKAVEINLDGKRYLARTELVGHADLAFRALGTRPPLRVTELPRRHNDPGEECCGTRESYATKPNDHKASQK; encoded by the coding sequence ATGTATGTTAGAAGCAAGTCCTTCCGAAACAAAGACGGCTCAACGCGTACATACCTCCAGCTCGTCAAGGGTGAGCGAGTCGGCGAGAAGATACGTCAGAGGGTGGTGGCTAACCTCGGCAGGCTCGAAGAGCTCAAAGAGGGTAAGCTAGACGAGCTCATAGAAGCGCTCGCCCGCTTCTCCGCCCGCGAGTGGATCATCTCCCGGGCCAAGGAGCTCAAGGAGCTTGAGGCTACATCGGCCAGGGTCTGGGGGCCGGCGCTTGTATTCAGGAGGCTGTGGGAGGACCTTGGGCTTAGCGGTCTTATGAGCCGGGCTCTAGATGCGACATCCATCGAGTCCGACTTCGAGGAAGCGGCGTTTGCGATGGTGCTGAACAGGCTGTGCGACCCCATGAGCAAGCTTGCGATGACCGAGTGGATGCGTGACGTGTACCGTCCCGAGTGGGAGGGGCTAGAGCTACATCACTTCTACCGGGCTTTAGACTTCCTTGCCGACCACAAGGACGAGATCGAAACCGGGCTCTACAGGCGCTCGGCTCACCTCTTCAACCTCGATGTGGACCTTGTGCTGTGGGACACGACAACCACCTACTTCCAGGGACAGGCCTGCGAGAGTCTTGCCAGGTACGGATTCTCCAAGGACAAGAGGCCCGACAGGTTGCAGATAATGATCGGGGTCATGCTCACGCGCGACGGGTTTCCCATGGGCCATGAGGTATTCCCCGGGGACACTTCCGAGGTGGAGACGTTTCGGGTAGCGCTCGATAAGGCGAAGAGGCAGTTCGACTTGAAGCGGGTGATCCTCGTGGCCGACCGGGGGATGGTATCGGAGGAGGTGCTCGAGGAGATCGACAAGGCCGGGCTTGAGTACATAGTCGGGGTGAGGATGCGCAAGGCCAAGGCCGCCCGGGAGGTGCTTTCGAGAGCTGGGCGCTACTCCATCGTAGCCGAGAATCTTCAAGTAAAGGAAGTCGTGCACGAGGGCACACGGTACATAGTCTGCTTTAACCCTGTGGAAGCCGAGCATGACAGGGCTGCGCGGGAGGCCATGGTGGCAGCTCTTCGAGAGAAGCTCTCCTCTGGCCCATCGAAGTCGCTCATCGGAAATAGCGGCTACCGCAGATATATCAAGATGGAGGGCGCGAGGCTTTCCATCGATGAAGATGCCATCAAGGCGGAAGAGAGGTATGACGGGAAGTACGTCCTGAGGACCAACGCCCATCTCACGCCTCAAGACGTAGCCACCTCATATAAGAGCCTCTGGCAGGTGGAGAGGGCGTTTCGGGAGCTGAAGAGCGGTCTTGACCTCCGGCCGATCTACCATTATGCGGAGAAGCGGATCCGGGGGCACATCATGGTGTGTTTCCTGGCGCTTGTGCTTGAGATGGCGCTGCGTCGGAAGCTCGGAGCCATCACCGACGAGGCTGTGTCCTACGACGACCTCCTTCACCACCTTGAGCAGGTCAAGGCGGTCGAGATAAACCTCGACGGCAAGCGGTACCTTGCGAGGACGGAGCTCGTAGGGCATGCCGATTTGGCATTCAGAGCGCTCGGCACAAGACCCCCTCTACGGGTGACCGAACTGCCACGCCGACATAATGACCCGGGAGAGGAATGTTGTGGTACGCGGGAGTCGTATGCCACAAAACCCAATGACCACAAGGCCTCGCAGAAATGA
- a CDS encoding DegT/DnrJ/EryC1/StrS family aminotransferase: protein MAWFLRNNARDLERMWPLRCRHTYGTLSLQQPPDGLVDSLTCLTALEFMVPAAARALRGAELMFVDIGLDTADIHPDLMEDAITFPVKPTLPGAAFCASTHPRASLSPHGNPRPDGRARLDAIREIADRHGLMVILVVLEDSCESLGSENEGVKARHGAFSHGAVFAFYPNKQITTGEGGMIVTDDNRTARLCRSMCNQGRGGRGVALPRTAGLQLPHGRAFGRARGRADVVCIEGIIVEPTCAAAAIS from the coding sequence ATGGCTTGGTTCCTTAGAAACAACGCAAGGGACCTAGAGAGAATGTGGCCTCTGAGGTGCCGTCATACTTACGGAACACTGTCCTTGCAGCAACCGCCAGATGGTCTTGTCGACAGCCTGACCTGCTTGACGGCGCTAGAGTTCATGGTGCCTGCGGCGGCACGCGCCTTGAGAGGAGCGGAGCTTATGTTCGTGGACATCGGGCTCGACACCGCGGACATTCATCCGGACCTTATGGAAGACGCCATCACTTTCCCTGTGAAACCCACTCTCCCGGGTGCCGCCTTCTGCGCGTCCACCCACCCGCGAGCCAGCCTCAGTCCGCATGGAAATCCACGGCCAGACGGAAGGGCTCGGCTCGATGCCATCCGCGAGATCGCGGACCGCCACGGGCTCATGGTGATCCTCGTCGTGCTTGAGGACTCCTGCGAGTCCTTGGGGTCCGAGAATGAGGGCGTCAAGGCCAGGCACGGCGCCTTCTCACACGGCGCGGTGTTCGCGTTCTATCCCAACAAGCAGATCACCACGGGCGAGGGCGGGATGATCGTCACCGACGACAACCGGACAGCGCGCCTCTGCCGGAGCATGTGCAACCAGGGCCGGGGAGGCCGGGGTGTGGCTCTCCCACGAACGGCTGGGCTACAACTACCGCATGGACGAGCTTTCGGCCGCGCTCGGGGTCGTGCAGATGTTGTGTGCATCGAGGGGATCATCGTCGAGCCCACGTGCGCGGCCGCAGCGATCAGCTGA
- a CDS encoding GntR family transcriptional regulator: MKIELDLAKPIYQQIIDEIKRSVARGDLRPGDKLPSHRDLAQKAGVNPNTVQRAYREMEQAELVETLRGQGTFVKDNPRLLREIRTGMAHRALAAFIKEMRGLGFRDEEILELVQDGLKGIKESVVQQIQEIEVSMNEHLGNEREPAPRQGGEPL, translated from the coding sequence GTGAAGATCGAACTGGACCTCGCTAAGCCCATATACCAGCAGATCATTGACGAGATCAAACGATCCGTGGCTCGTGGCGATCTTAGGCCGGGCGACAAGCTGCCGTCCCATCGCGACCTTGCTCAGAAGGCCGGCGTGAACCCCAACACCGTGCAGCGGGCATACAGAGAGATGGAGCAGGCTGAGCTGGTGGAGACGCTTCGCGGACAGGGCACGTTCGTCAAAGACAACCCAAGGCTTCTGAGGGAGATACGCACCGGCATGGCCCACCGCGCCCTTGCAGCGTTCATCAAAGAGATGCGAGGCCTGGGGTTCCGGGACGAGGAGATCCTGGAACTAGTTCAGGACGGGCTGAAAGGGATAAAGGAGTCCGTCGTTCAGCAGATTCAAGAAATCGAGGTGAGCATGAATGAGCATCTCGGCAACGAGCGGGAACCCGCCCCTCGTCAAGGCGGAGAACCTCTCTAA
- a CDS encoding ABC transporter ATP-binding protein: MSISATSGNPPLVKAENLSKRYFLTKALDKVNIDIEKGTIVGLLGPNGSGKSTFLKCITGLVKPTAGRVLIEGREPDVVTKAKVAYLPEVDHLYPWMSVAETIEFVGAFYRDWQPERVQRLLELVNVNPKAQVGRLSRGQRARLKLLLAMARSAPLVLLDEPLSGIDPTSRARILKAIVSEYEAGEQTIILSTHEVAESESIFDKVIFLHKGQVKMAADAEELRQSRGTSIQAMLEEVYA, from the coding sequence ATGAGCATCTCGGCAACGAGCGGGAACCCGCCCCTCGTCAAGGCGGAGAACCTCTCTAAAAGGTACTTTCTCACCAAAGCCCTCGACAAGGTGAACATCGACATAGAGAAGGGGACAATCGTTGGTCTTCTGGGTCCCAACGGGAGCGGGAAGTCGACGTTTCTCAAGTGCATCACTGGACTTGTGAAGCCCACAGCAGGACGGGTGCTGATCGAAGGTAGGGAGCCTGACGTCGTGACCAAGGCGAAGGTGGCTTACCTCCCTGAAGTGGACCACCTTTACCCGTGGATGTCGGTAGCTGAGACCATAGAGTTCGTAGGGGCGTTCTACAGGGATTGGCAGCCTGAGCGTGTGCAGAGGCTGCTGGAACTTGTCAACGTCAACCCCAAGGCTCAGGTGGGCAGGCTTTCCAGGGGCCAACGCGCCAGGCTCAAGCTGCTCCTCGCTATGGCAAGGAGCGCGCCGCTCGTGCTGCTCGACGAGCCGCTGTCTGGCATCGACCCGACCTCACGAGCGAGGATACTAAAGGCCATCGTATCCGAGTACGAGGCGGGCGAGCAGACCATCATCTTGTCCACCCATGAGGTGGCGGAGTCTGAGAGCATATTCGACAAAGTGATCTTCCTACACAAGGGCCAGGTGAAGATGGCGGCTGACGCGGAGGAACTTCGGCAGAGCCGCGGCACCTCAATCCAGGCCATGCTTGAGGAGGTGTACGCATGA
- a CDS encoding alkaline phosphatase family protein, with the protein MRQSGCGRRGYHAAWHALACVLVALLVVSATSSIGIAEEATGSVKNAILISWDGVQREHLRELLDAGQLPNLEALIAEGAIVEIDVTHKTDTKAGHAQMLTGYGPEVTGVFSNSVYRPIPKGYTIFERLEDAFGDDGIATIMVTGKGGNLGSQGPASEARRAGMSIARRARSRSGGTRLLDRTRLKSESISREQVLERLEKVFGDDKVGRAIVSTMTEFRSRVLKELLPRLQSARIPQLPRLPRLPERAKARYRGAVQLRLRRGEPYYNAKQDIDLFQGDQPRPADEVGQLALNSLDRYGTQRFFAFFHFGDPDAAGHKHGENSQDYSNAIVEVDRWLGRIVEKLKQLGVYERTRIYVTSDHGFDEGKTSHSMAPYVFLATNDDMVRRRGDQRDIAPTILSRMGVDVSRLKPPLPGRILTDQEKPW; encoded by the coding sequence ATGAGACAGTCCGGGTGCGGAAGGAGAGGGTATCATGCAGCCTGGCATGCGCTGGCGTGTGTACTAGTCGCTTTGCTCGTTGTTAGCGCCACAAGCTCCATCGGTATTGCAGAGGAAGCCACCGGGTCAGTCAAGAACGCGATTCTCATTTCGTGGGACGGAGTGCAGAGAGAGCACCTACGTGAGCTACTCGACGCGGGTCAACTGCCCAACCTCGAAGCCCTCATAGCCGAGGGCGCGATAGTGGAGATAGACGTGACTCATAAGACGGACACCAAAGCCGGCCATGCGCAGATGCTCACGGGTTATGGTCCGGAGGTCACGGGGGTATTCAGCAACTCCGTGTACCGGCCGATTCCAAAAGGCTACACAATCTTCGAGCGGCTCGAAGACGCGTTCGGTGACGACGGCATCGCGACGATCATGGTTACCGGCAAGGGCGGAAACCTGGGCTCCCAGGGGCCGGCTTCAGAGGCTCGTCGAGCAGGCATGTCAATCGCCAGGCGCGCCCGGAGCCGGTCGGGCGGGACCCGGTTGCTGGACCGGACCCGGCTGAAAAGTGAGAGCATATCTCGGGAGCAGGTCCTCGAAAGGCTGGAAAAGGTGTTCGGGGATGATAAGGTCGGGCGTGCCATAGTCTCCACCATGACTGAGTTCCGCTCCAGGGTTCTGAAGGAGCTTCTGCCGAGGCTGCAGTCCGCACGGATCCCGCAGCTCCCGCGGCTTCCACGACTCCCTGAGAGAGCCAAGGCAAGATATCGCGGGGCAGTGCAGCTACGCCTGCGTCGAGGTGAGCCATATTACAACGCCAAGCAAGACATCGATCTCTTCCAGGGCGACCAGCCAAGGCCTGCTGATGAAGTGGGGCAGCTGGCCCTGAATAGCTTGGATCGGTATGGCACGCAGCGGTTCTTCGCTTTCTTCCACTTCGGTGACCCTGATGCGGCTGGGCACAAGCACGGCGAGAACTCCCAGGATTACTCGAACGCCATCGTGGAAGTAGATAGGTGGCTGGGCCGCATAGTGGAAAAGCTCAAGCAGCTAGGAGTATACGAGAGGACGCGGATCTACGTTACCTCGGATCACGGTTTCGACGAAGGAAAGACCTCACACTCGATGGCTCCATACGTGTTCCTTGCCACAAATGACGATATGGTTCGAAGGAGGGGCGACCAGAGAGACATAGCGCCCACGATTCTCAGCCGCATGGGAGTGGACGTTTCAAGGCTCAAGCCGCCGCTTCCAGGGAGGATTCTCACAGACCAGGAGAAGCCTTGGTAG
- a CDS encoding MATE family efflux transporter has translation MIEKLNALFGAQDMTVGKPRSALLSFSLPLLIGNLAQQLYSTADSIIVGRYVGDRALSAIGTTIPIINLLYVLFMSISTGAGIMVAQYYGAKDRESLSRAIGNAISLAAVSALLVVAVGIPLVDSLLMMTNTPVETFDMARSYLTIILWGIVWVGFYNILSGILRGLGNSIFPLLTLMLTSFLNIVLDIWLVAGLGMGVAGAAVATVISIAISAVLCMIRLYTMTDVVSTNGANLVPCKKLTGQLLRLGLPAGVTQAIFSMSMVIVQALANSMGYQVVTCTTAVMRIDGFAMMPNFTFGMAIATFVGQNIGAGRMDRVNQGTKDILGMSLTTSFVLVALLLLFGKNLITMFTTTEEIIRLGVRQIRILAAGYVAMAISQVYGGIMRGAGDTMPPMWISLFTTVVVRVPVAYLWAWLTRSQTYPAGSPNALFFSLLISWTAGAVANYLWYRRGTWRNKSLIPASRALPAFE, from the coding sequence ATGATCGAGAAGCTCAATGCATTGTTCGGCGCTCAGGACATGACGGTGGGCAAACCAAGGTCCGCCTTGCTGAGTTTTTCCTTACCCCTGCTCATCGGCAACCTGGCCCAGCAACTGTACAGCACCGCCGATTCAATCATTGTAGGTCGCTATGTGGGTGATAGAGCTCTCTCAGCCATCGGGACGACCATTCCTATCATCAACCTGCTGTATGTCCTCTTCATGTCGATCTCGACGGGCGCAGGAATCATGGTTGCGCAATACTATGGGGCCAAGGACAGAGAGTCGCTTTCGCGCGCAATTGGCAATGCCATCAGCTTGGCCGCAGTGTCTGCGCTTCTGGTTGTGGCTGTCGGGATACCTCTGGTGGATTCCCTATTGATGATGACGAACACGCCTGTGGAAACATTCGATATGGCTCGCTCCTATCTCACTATCATCCTCTGGGGAATCGTGTGGGTCGGATTCTATAACATACTGTCGGGAATCCTCCGCGGACTGGGCAATTCCATCTTTCCATTGCTCACCCTGATGCTGACGTCGTTCCTGAACATAGTCCTGGACATCTGGTTGGTCGCGGGACTCGGTATGGGAGTCGCAGGCGCTGCCGTGGCAACGGTCATTTCGATAGCCATCTCTGCGGTGTTGTGCATGATCAGGCTATATACCATGACAGACGTCGTGAGCACGAACGGCGCGAACCTGGTCCCGTGCAAGAAGCTGACCGGGCAGCTACTGCGGTTGGGGCTGCCGGCAGGCGTTACGCAGGCGATCTTTTCGATGTCCATGGTCATCGTGCAGGCGCTGGCCAATAGCATGGGCTATCAGGTAGTGACCTGCACGACCGCGGTCATGCGGATCGACGGCTTCGCAATGATGCCCAACTTCACCTTCGGCATGGCTATCGCTACCTTCGTCGGCCAGAACATCGGGGCGGGCAGAATGGACCGGGTCAACCAGGGGACAAAGGACATACTGGGCATGAGCTTGACTACGTCCTTTGTGCTCGTGGCATTGCTGCTGTTGTTCGGCAAGAACCTGATAACCATGTTCACCACAACCGAGGAGATCATCCGCCTGGGCGTGCGGCAGATCCGCATCTTGGCCGCAGGATACGTGGCCATGGCGATCTCTCAGGTCTACGGAGGCATCATGCGGGGAGCCGGCGACACCATGCCGCCCATGTGGATCTCGTTGTTCACCACTGTTGTAGTGCGCGTGCCCGTTGCGTATCTCTGGGCATGGCTTACCAGAAGCCAAACGTACCCCGCAGGATCCCCAAATGCTCTGTTCTTCTCGCTCCTCATAAGCTGGACCGCCGGGGCGGTCGCCAATTACCTTTGGTACCGTCGAGGGACCTGGCGTAACAAGTCTCTCATTCCAGCTTCAAGAGCCTTGCCTGCTTTCGAGTGA